A genomic segment from Glycine soja cultivar W05 chromosome 18, ASM419377v2, whole genome shotgun sequence encodes:
- the LOC114396197 gene encoding uncharacterized protein LOC114396197 — protein sequence MSQGQAVPFAGKWHHFTVRTDGEKVVPEPHGDAEHTETWESEVMIPFAVERTVYAFGGPLPDQASLSSKMNKVFPCYPTCEPRIFDSEPYNFNCLSKPNKLFRSAPSIAHRDYLPWLDRVEQAYEDFWKTYDIFDLIQFSRSGPEYRPEMLIAAMHFFESSTNTFQFKCGMMTPTLLDVAALTGLRPSGETYDPTNSSDNIKLVYKENTFSKYIAEHQGPVEEEVSDEEHVAFLTLWLSHYVFCTKSLQVAKRFIPMALQIHEGRNFGFGRLLLAVLYESLGEACDDLKKSKDGSSFLVSGPMWLLQLWLNATFEQEMGLIIPQDYAEEVANRSIEGQRALRLTPKTLDQNSQKLFLKYMRIFLSFDKFLPQHAPFISREVGPAWFTDYFPAVDPDNEEEVNEIWSFYLNPQILSCRTGVQSNYLGLVGYQPNLVSRQFGLSQIRPKSLFEDPRDVIRGANLSEKTFKKFLKISLDENYNLHPFEFNHSHFCTMGFVTWWEKYYSTRSVGDTTIMISRLESGFTQPTVENIRSNLQARGKTIMTKKSAETSRADVRPKKPIGVKIQEGKQEEKEEEERPLIRKRKLPATSTKSAEQTEAGNSQAQMPKKKKKVKQVEPEPSVAVEGSEPIKKKKKKTKPSKEQGDNQPVDVQPPSTDIDGTEVEATPSIAKMGNPVDQPDSPQEQPAVEVQQNVSVEEIPSHARTSPAPETDAVNVEEQGEGQGIGPSSPHGSSQKSSSEENFFDEEAIKEAEAGGSDIYPASSTSKLSASIGIAEDTFIQMQDEDPAAALRLLLNTSQANTSSEKIPGASSSSDAEINSSVRQDSLLLKLSLEYAREDVLKSIEENPSAAFGHLNFLKKLHNPLTSDEILGKVIQIEAIIDQFASTVQKKRENSARLDAQKQAHILLLEKARAAQHEVERLTKEAKEGSSEIKACDDNISSWEATITNLLSQVDDLRQKIVTEQAKRKELQEKAANSIQKLIAEKGREGLKAFSASQAVADEARVMESADQVLTKEMTTLKKLYEDLVMT from the exons ATGTCGCAAGGACAAGCAGTTCCGTTTGCTGGGAAATGGCACCATTTTACAGTCAGGACTGATGGAGAAAAGGTGGTTCCAGAACCACATGGTGACGCCGAACACACAGAAACCTGGGAATCGGAGGTGATGATCCCTTTCGCAGTGGAAAGAACAGTTTACGCTTTCGGTGGACCCCTGCCAGACCAAGCATCACTTTCGAGTAAAATGAACAAGGTATTTCCCTGCTACCCAACTTGCGAACCTAGGATTTTTGATAGTGAGCCCTacaactttaattgtttaaGCAAACCCAACAAACTCTTTCGATCCGCCCCGTCAATAGCCCATAGGGATTACCTACCTTGGCTTGATCGAGTCGAACAAGCATATGAGGATTTCTGGAAGACATATgacatctttgatttgatacaaTTCTCTCGATCTGGTCCTGAATATCGACCAGAAATGCTGATAGCAGCTATGCACTTTTTCGAGTCTTCTACCAACACCTTTCAATTCAAATGCGGTATGATGACCCCCACTCTCTTAGATGTAGCCGCCCTcacaggccttaggcctagcggAGAAACTTATGACCCCACTAATTCTAGTGACAATATCAAGCTAGTATATAAGGAGAATACCTTTTCCAAATATATAGCTGAACACCAAGGACCGGTCGAAGAGGAGGTCTCTGATGAAGAGCACGTAGCCTTCTTAACTCTGTGGCTATCTCACTATGTCTTCTGCACAAAATCCTTGCAAGTAGCCAAAAGATTTATTCCAATGGCATTACAAATTCATGAAGGTCGGAACTTTGGGTTTGGACGCCTCTTGTTAGCAGTGCTATACGAATCACTTGGTGAGGCATGCGATGATCTGAAGAAATCGAAGGATGGGTCTTCCTTCTTAGTGTCCGGGCCTATGTGGCTTCTCCAATTGTGGCTTAATGCCACTTTCGAACAAGAAATGGGATTAATAATCCCACAAGATTATGCTGAAGAAGTTGCAAATCGCTCGATCGAAGGCCAGAGAGCACTTCGATTAACACCCAAGACCTTAGATCAAAACTCACAAAAGTTGTTCCTAAAGTACATGAGGATTTTTCTGAGCTTTGACAAGTTTCTTCCCCAACATGCTCCATTCATTAGTCGAGAGGTTGGTCCGGCCTGGTTCACTGACTATTTTCCTGCTGTCGATCCGGACAATGAAGAAGAAGTGAACGAAATATGGTCATTTTACTTGAATCCTCAAATCCTGTCTTGTCGTACAGGTGTTCAATCGAATTATTTAGGCCTGGTTGGATACCAGCCTAATTTGGTTTCAAGACAATTTGGCCTCTCGCAAATCCGTCCTAAAAGCTTGTTCGAAGATCCTCGAGACGTCATAAGAGGGGCCAATCTTTCGGAAAAGACtttcaagaagtttttgaagattTCTCTTGATGAAAACTATAACCTGCATCCTTTTGAGTTCAACCATTCCCACTTCTGCACCATGGGGTTTGTTACCTGGTGGGAGAAATATTATTCGACCCGTTCAGTTGGAGACACTACTATCATGATCTCCAGACTTGAGAGTGGTTTTACACAACCAACGGTCGAGAATATCCGCTCAAACCTTCAAGCTCGAG GCAAAACAATCATGACGAAGAAAAGTGCTGAAACGTCTCGAGCTGATGTGAGACCCAAGAAACCCATTGGGGTGAAGATCCAAGAAgggaaacaagaagaaaag gaagaagaggaaagacctcttataagaaaaagaaagttaccTGCGACTTCAACCAAGTCTGCTGAACAAACAGAGGCAGGCAATTCCCAGGCTCAAATgcctaaaaagaaaaagaaagtaaagcAGGTCGAGCCTGAACCTTCTGTGGCTGTTGAGGGTAGTGAACCaatcaagaagaaaaagaaaaagaccaagCCTTCAAAAGAACAAGGTGACAATCAACCTGTTGACGTCCAACCACCTTCGACCGATATTGACGGCACTGAAGTAGAGGCTACTCCTTCTATTGCTAAGATGGGCAACCCTGTCGATCAACCGGACTCACCACAAGAACAACCTGCCGtcgag GTACAACAAAATGTTTCTGTAGAAGAAATACCCTCACATGCTCGAACATCTCCCGCTCCTGAGACGGATGCAGTGAATGTTGAGGAACAGGGTGAAGGTCAAGGCATTGGACCCAGCAGTCCTCATGGATCGAGTCAGAAAAGTTCATCCGAAGAAAACTTTTTCGATGAAGAGGCCATAAAAGAGGCTGAAGCTGGAGGTTCGGACATTTACCCAGCGTCTTCAACATCTAAGCTTTCCGCTAGCATAGGGATCGCAGAAGATACATTCATCCAAATGCAAGACGAAGACCCTGCTGCAGCCCTTCGACTCCTGCTGAACACAAGTCAAGCCAACACCTCAAGCGAAAAGATTCCTGGTGCTTCGTCCTCATCTGATGCCGAAATAAATTCTTCAGTACGCCAAGATTCTCTGCTCTTGAAGTTATCCCTGGAATACGCACGGGAAGATGTGCTTAAATCCATTGAAGAGAACCCCTCTGCTGCCTTTGGGCACCTgaattttttgaagaaattgcacaACCCCCTTACCTCTGATGAGATTCTAGGCAAGGTTATCCAAATCGAGGCCATCATTGACCAATTTGCAAGTACTGTGCAGAAAAAACGCGAAAATAGCGCCAGACTGGATGCCCAAAAACAGGCACATATCCTTCTGCTCGAGAAAGCCCGAGCTGCTCAACATGAGGTCGAACGTCTCACCAAAGAGGCGAAAGAAGGATCTTCTGAGATCAAAGCCTGTGATGATAACATCTCCTCCTGGGAAGCAACTATTACGAATTTGCTGTCTCAGGTCGATGATCTAAGGCAGAAAATTGTAACAGAGCAGGCCAAACGCAAAGAACTCCAGGAGAAGGCCGCTAACTCGATTCAGAAACTGATTGCTGAAAAAGGGAGGGAAGGCCTGAAGGCCTTTAGCGCATCTCAAGCTGTAGCAGATGAGGCAAGGGTTATGGAGAGTGCTGACCAGGTCTTAACTAAAGAGATGACCACCTTGAAAAAGCTGTATGAGGATTTGGTCATGACTTAG
- the LOC114396196 gene encoding protein NYNRIN-like yields MLKDCIEFAKGCQECQKHAGIQHVPASELHSIIKPWPFRGWALDLIGEIKPASSKNQRYIIVGIDYFTKWIEAVPLPNVDQKAVISFIQNHIIYRYGIPETITTDQGSVFTGRKMQEFAKETGFRLLTSTPYYAQANGQVEAANKIVINLIKKHIAQKPRNWNKTLDQVLWACRNSPKESTNTTPFRLTYGHDAVLPVEIHLQSARVQKQMDIPIDHYWKMMSDELVDLDEERLRALEVLTKQKERVAKAYNKKVKSKTFNVGDLVWKVILPMDSKDRAFGKWSPNWEGPFKIIQIYSNGAYELEELTPQKRTLSINGKYLKKYKPTLLEVKISIE; encoded by the coding sequence ATGTTAAAAGACTGCATAGAATTTGCTAAAGGCTGTCAGGAATGCCAAAAGCATGCAGGAATACAGCATGTACCTGCTAGTGAGTTACACTCCATAATCAAACCTTGGCCTTTCAGAGGATGGGCTTTGGACCTAATTGGTGAAATCAAACCTGCTTCTTCTAAGAACCAGCGTTATATTATAGTTGGTATCGATTACTTTACAAAATGGATCGAAGCAGTCCCTTTGCCAAATGTTGATCAGAAAGCAGTAATTAGTTTCattcaaaatcatattatttataggtATGGTATTCCTGAAACAATTACCACTGATCAAGGTTCAGTTTTTACTGGACGAAAAATGCAAGAATTTGCCAAAGAAACTGGCTTTCGATTATTAACCTCAACACCATATTACGCGCAAGCAAATGGTCAGGTCGAAGCAgccaataaaattgtaattaacttgattaaaaaacacattgcCCAAAAGCCAAGAAATTGGAATAAAACGTTAGATCAAGTTCTATGGGCATGTAGAAATTCTCCTAAGGAATCAACTAATACTACCCCATTTCGACTGACTTATGGGCATGATGCTGTACTTCCGGTCGAAATACATTTGCAATCAGCTAGGGTACAAAAACAAATGGACATTCCAAtcgaccattattggaaaatgatgTCAGATGAGTTGGTTGATTTAGATGAGGAGAGATTAAGAGCATTAGAAGTTTtgactaaacaaaaagaaagagttgctAAAGCTTATAATAAGAAAGTGAAGTCAAAAACTTTTAATGTTGGAGATTTAGTTTGGAAGGTTATTCTGCCCATGGATAGTAAGGATCGAGCCTTTGGCAAATGGTCCCCAAATTGGGAAGGACcgtttaaaataattcagatcTATTCGAATGGTGCTTATGAATTAGAGGAATTAACCCCTCAGAAACGTACTTTGAGCATAAATGGtaagtatttgaaaaaatataaaccaacacTGCTCGAagttaaaataagcatagaataG
- the LOC114396739 gene encoding putative serine/threonine-protein kinase-like protein CCR3: MKTPPSSSVNLCLAVAVAAVLILSLVPSSHGFGSGATLALSDSSSTVCAVVASESTRRIECYRQGQVVPIAPNVSFSSISGGRNYFCGIRSSNSNLLCWNTSSSFERRRLYNDSSVPLENLAVGDTHVCATAVGDGTVRCWRTGNTFQIVSGSDQFASISSGSGFSCGILKNGSRVRCWGDTNVSEQIENSFRNISMLSLVAGGSHVCGLNLTGFLVCRGSNGSGQFDIPQGGAFEYSGLALGAEHGCAIRESNGSVVCWGGNGQFSVSNVTEGVSFEVIVSGSNFVCGLTTNNLTVVCWGPGWSNGSRFELPLPRVLPGPCVQSSCGECGSYLNSEFLCSGSGNICKPMTCRPQTTVPPPLLPSPPPPSPSPPPPPSLTSPSPSPSRSKTLTRGLLAFAIIGSVGAFAGICTIVYCLWSGVCFGKKKVHNSVQPTITRGSSGSNGGGASNNSNSSISSMIMRQTSIIMRRQRSGTSSTKHPDRAEEFTLAELAAATDNFSHENKIGAGSFGVVYKGKLTDGREVAIKRGETGSKMKKFQEKESAFESELAFLSRLHHKHLVGLVGFCEEKDERLLVYEYMKNGALYDHLHDKNNVEKESSVLNNWKMRIKIALDASRGIEYLHNYAVPSIIHRDIKSSNILLDATWTARVSDFGLSLMSPEPDRDHRPMKAAGTVGYIDPEYYGLNVLTAKSDVYGLGVVLLELLTGKRAIFKYGEDGGTPLSVVDFAVPSILAGELVKLLDPRVEPPNVTESEAVELVAYTAIHCVNLEGKDRPTMADIVSNLERALAICESSHDSISSGTISVVSE, encoded by the coding sequence atgaaaacacCACCTTCCTCCTCCGTCAACCTCTGTCTCGCCGTCGCCGTCGCCGCAGTACTCATACTCTCTCTGGTACCCTCATCCCATGGTTTTGGCTCCGGCGCCACCCTGGCCCTCTCCGACTCCTCTTCCACCGTGTGCGCCGTCGTAGCATCCGAGTCCACGCGCCGCATTGAGTGTTACCGTCAGGGGCAGGTAGTTCCCATCGCTCCCAACGTTAGTTTTTCGTCAATTTCCGGTGGGAGGAACTACTTCTGCGGCATAAGGTCCAGCAACTCGAATCTGCTTTGCTGGAACACAAGCTCTTCCTTCGAGAGGAGAAGGCTTTACAACGACAGTTCTGTTCCATTGGAGAATCTCGCCGTCGGGGACACCCACGTTTGCGCCACCGCGGTGGGTGATGGCACGGTGCGGTGCTGGAGAACCGGTAACACGTTTCAAATTGTATCTGGGTCTGATCAATTCGCTTCAATTTCATCTGGGTCTGGCTTCTCTTGCGGAATTTTGAAGAATGGTTCTCGGGTTCGGTGCTGGGGAGACACTAATGTTTCGGAACAGATTGAGAATTCGTTTCGGAACATTTCCATGTTGAGTCTTGTCGCAGGTGGTTCGCATGTTTGTGGGTTGAACTTAACTGGGTTTTTGGTGTGCAGAGGAAGTAACGGTTCTGGACAATTTGATATTCCTCAAGGTGGGGCTTTTGAGTATTCTGGGTTGGCACTTGGTGCTGAGCATGGTTGTGCGATTAGAGAGTCGAATGGTTCGGTTGTGTGTTGGGGTGGAAATGGGCAATTCTCGGTGAGTAATGTTACAGAAGGAGTTTCCTTTGAGGTAATTGTTTCTGGTTCTAACTTTGTTTGTGGATTGACAACAAACAATTTGACAGTGGTGTGTTGGGGTCCTGGTTGGTCTAATGGTTCAAGGTTTGAGCTTCCTTTGCCTCGTGTTCTTCCAGGGCCTTGTGTTCAATCTTCTTGTGGAGAGTGTGGTTCGTATCTTAATTCTGAATTTCTATGCTCTGGCTCTGGTAACATTTGTAAGCCAATGACATGTAGGCCTCAAACAACGGTTCCACCGCCCCTACTGCCATCACCGCCACCACCGTCTCCGTCTCCACCGCCACCACCGTCACTAACCTCGCCATCGCCATCTCCATCTCGATCGAAGACCTTGACAAGGGGGTTATTGGCTTTTGCTATTATTGGTTCAGTGGGAGCTTTTGCTGGAATATGCACAATAGTTTATTGCCTGTGGAGTGGAGTTTGTTTTGGGAAGAAGAAAGTCCACAATTCTGTGCAGCCTACAATCACAAGAGGTAGCAGTGGTTCAAATGGTGGGGGTGCTTCCAATAATAGCAATTCTTCGATATCATCTATGATTATGCGTCAGACTTCAATAATAATGAGGCGGCAGAGGAGTGGAACCTCATCAACGAAGCATCCAGACAGGGCTGAGGAGTTCACTCTAGCTGAGCTTGCGGCAGCCACCGACAATTTCTCACATGAAAACAAGATTGGTGCTGGAAGCTTTGGTGTTGTGTACAAAGGAAAACTCACGGATGGTCGCGAGGTGGCAATCAAGAGGGGTGAAACCGGGTCCAAGATGAAGAAGTTTCAAGAGAAAGAGAGTGCATTTGAGTCTGAATTGGCCTTCTTGTCGCGTCTGCACCATAAGCACTTGGTTGGGCTGGTTGGGTTCTGTGAAGAGAAAGATGAGAGGCTCTTGGTGTATGAGTACATGAAGAATGGGGCTTTGTATGATCATTTGCATGACAAGAACAATGTGGAGAAGGAAAGCAGTGTGTTGAATAATTGGAAAATGAGGATCAAAATTGCTTTGGATGCTTCCCGGGGAATAGAATATCTTCACAATTATGCAGTTCCGTCTATTATTCACAGAGATATCAAGTCTTCCAACATTCTTCTCGATGCTACTTGGACGGCAAGAGTATCTGATTTTGGATTGTCTTTGATGAGTCCAGAACCTGACCGTGATCACCGACCAATGAAGGCAGCGGGAACCGTTGGATACATTGATCCCGAGTACTATGGTCTAAATGTGTTGACGGCAAAGAGTGATGTGTATGGTCTTGGAGTTGTATTGCTTGAACTTTTAACAGGAAAGAGAGCTATATTCAAGTATGGAGAAGATGGAGGCACCCCATTGAGTGTGGTGGACTTTGCAGTGCCTTCTATTTTGGCCGGAGAATTAGTGAAACTTTTGGATCCAAGGGTTGAACCACCCAACGTGACTGAGTCCGAGGCAGTGGAATTAGTCGCCTACACAGCCATTCATTGTGTGAATTTGGAAGGGAAAGATAGACCAACCATGGCTGACATTGTGTCCAATTTGGAGAGGGCTTTGGCTATTTGTGAGAGTAGCCATGACAGCATTTCCAGCGGTACTATCTCTGTTGTTTCAGAATGA
- the LOC114396198 gene encoding putative serine/threonine-protein kinase-like protein CCR3 — protein MVNSGASPVHSFASAVDNAMGSIGGDLGAFHVHGFASAVNNAMISTSGSLGALPVYDFASAVNNAMSSTSGSLGALPVYGFASAVNNAMISTSGSLGALPEHGFASAVNNAMSSTSGSLGALPVHGFSSAVDNAIRSRSRADLGRSSSPVHGFAMEDVCGSFRLAELVAATNNFSRDNMISHGRIGFVYKGKLFDGREVAIKRVGTSTSNIKEFQSITLGPLFLTNCLHHKHLVRLLGLCEEKSERLLVYQYMKNRALYDHLHDKNNVEKGSTMLNSWKMRIKISLDASRGIEYIHNHLYSIHGNIKSSNILLDATWTAKVSDFGKVSAGTRHVLTEKSDVYGFGVVLLELLTGKKPILKNEEDGSTRLHVIDFAEPAILAGELVKILDPRVGPPGVNEVEALELVADTAIHCVKREGKDRPTMADIVFNLERALATCGNGHRSPEKIMGLLIAITR, from the coding sequence ATGGTGAATTCGGGAGCTTCCCCTGTCCATAGTTTTGCTTCAGCAGTGGACAATGCGATGGGTAGTATTGGTGGAGATTTGGGAGCATTTCACGTGCATGGTTTTGCTTCGGCAGTGAACAATGCCATGATTAGTACTAGTGGAAGTTTGGGAGCATTGCCTGTGTATGATTTTGCTTCAGCAGTGAACAATGCCATGAGTAGTACTAGTGGAAGTTTGGGAGCATTGCCTGTGTATGGTTTTGCTTCGGCAGTGAACAATGCAATGATTAGTACCAGTGGAAGTTTGGGAGCATTACCCGAGCATGGTTTTGCTTCGGCAGTGAACAATGCCATGAGTAGTACTAGTGGAAGTTTGGGAGCATTACCTGTGCATGGTTTTTCTTCGGCTGTGGACAATGCTATAAGAAGTAGAAGTAGAGCAGATTTGGGAAGATCCAGTTCCCCCGTGCATGGTTTTGCTATGGAAGATGTTTGTGGTTCATTCAGACTGGCAGAGCTTGTAGCAGCAACCAACAATTTCTCGCGTGACAACATGATTAGCCATGGCAGGATTGGCTTTGTGTACAAAGGCAAACTCTTTGATGGTCGTGAGGTGGCTATCAAGAGGGTTGGAACCAGTACTTCAAACATTAAGGAGTTTCAAAGCATTACACTTGGGCCTTTATTCTTGACCAATTGTCTACACCACAAGCACTTGGTTCGGCTTCTAGGGTTGTGTGAAGAGAAAAGTGAAAGGCTCTTGGTGTATCAGTACATGAAGAATAGAGCGTTGTATGATCATTTGCATGACAAGAACAATGTGGAGAAGGGTAGCACTATGTTGAATTCGTGGAAAATGAGGATCAAAATTTCTTTGGACGCTTCCCGTGGAATAGAATATATACATAATCATTTATATTCTATTCACGGAAATATCAAGTCCTCCAACATTCTTCTTGATGCCACTTGGACGGCAAAAGTATCTGATTTTGGGAAGGTATCAGCAGGAACTAGACATGTATTGACAGAAAAGAGTGATGTGTATGGGTTTGGAGTTGTACTGCTAGAGCTTTTAACGGGAAAGAAACCTATACTCAAGAATGAGGAAGATGGAAGCACCCGATTACATGTGATAGACTTTGCAGAGCCTGCTATTTTGGCTGGAGAACTGGTGAAAATTTTGGACCCAAGGGTTGGACCACCCGGTGTGAATGAAGTTGAGGCACTGGAGTTAGTGGCCGATACAGCTATCCATTGTGTGAAAAGGGAAGGGAAAGATAGACCAACCATGGCTGACATTGTGTTCAATTTGGAGAGGGCTTTGGCTACTTGTGGTAATGGCCATCGTAGCCCTGAGAAAATAATGGGATTATTGATAGCAATAACCAGATAA